A single genomic interval of Shewanella psychropiezotolerans harbors:
- the mpl gene encoding UDP-N-acetylmuramate:L-alanyl-gamma-D-glutamyl-meso-diaminopimelate ligase — MHVHILGICGTFMGGLALLARAEGHRVTGSDANVYPPMSTQLEEQGIELIQGFDPSQLGSNEDDAPDLVVIGNAMSRGNPCVEAVLNRGIPYTSGPQFLAEHVLKERWVLAISGTHGKTSTSSMLAWILEDCGYEPGFLIGGVPQNFGVSARLGGSPFFVVEADEYDSAFFDKRSKFVHYLPRTLVINNLEFDHADIFDDLKAIQRQFHHVIRTVPGEGKIIWPKDSEAVQQVIDMGCWSEQEVYTRNCSDVIADNKGSSAADNQGIWSSKLIAADGHKFELFFDGESQGILDWSLIGQHNVENATMAIAAARHVGVKPESAIQALTQFEPPKRRMELIGEVNGVEVYDDFAHHPTAIATTLQGCRAKVGEAKITIILEPRSNTMKSGVHKDTLAGSMSLADQAYLYQADSIDWDIEAAMEKAELPVSVLYDIDEIVDTVASKAKSGDTIIIMSNGGFGGLHKKLLEKLKG; from the coding sequence ATGCATGTACACATCTTAGGCATCTGCGGCACCTTCATGGGTGGCCTTGCACTCCTTGCCAGAGCCGAAGGTCACAGGGTGACCGGTAGCGATGCCAATGTTTATCCGCCCATGAGCACTCAGCTCGAAGAGCAAGGCATCGAACTCATTCAAGGTTTCGATCCTAGTCAACTTGGTAGTAACGAAGATGATGCTCCGGACTTGGTGGTGATAGGCAACGCCATGAGCCGTGGGAACCCCTGCGTGGAGGCTGTGCTTAATCGCGGAATCCCTTATACCTCAGGGCCACAATTTCTGGCCGAACATGTTCTTAAGGAACGTTGGGTGCTGGCGATATCGGGGACTCATGGCAAGACCTCTACTTCGAGTATGTTGGCATGGATCTTAGAAGATTGTGGTTATGAGCCAGGTTTCCTGATTGGAGGCGTACCGCAAAATTTCGGCGTGTCTGCGCGTCTGGGTGGTTCACCGTTTTTCGTGGTGGAAGCCGACGAGTATGACAGTGCCTTTTTCGATAAACGCTCCAAGTTCGTCCATTATCTGCCGCGCACTTTAGTGATCAATAATCTCGAGTTTGATCACGCCGATATTTTTGATGACTTAAAAGCCATTCAGCGTCAGTTTCATCATGTGATACGCACCGTACCTGGAGAGGGCAAGATCATCTGGCCTAAAGACAGCGAGGCGGTGCAGCAAGTGATCGACATGGGCTGTTGGAGTGAGCAAGAGGTTTATACTAGGAACTGCTCGGATGTTATAGCGGATAATAAAGGCTCGTCTGCTGCGGACAACCAAGGAATTTGGTCTAGTAAGCTTATTGCCGCTGACGGCCACAAGTTCGAGCTGTTCTTCGATGGCGAGTCTCAAGGCATCTTAGATTGGAGCTTGATCGGTCAGCACAATGTGGAGAATGCTACTATGGCTATCGCTGCGGCTCGACATGTGGGCGTTAAGCCTGAATCAGCTATCCAAGCCTTGACTCAATTCGAGCCCCCTAAACGTCGCATGGAGCTTATTGGTGAAGTTAATGGCGTTGAGGTTTATGATGATTTTGCTCATCATCCTACCGCTATCGCTACCACGTTGCAGGGCTGCCGTGCCAAGGTGGGAGAGGCCAAGATAACCATTATCCTGGAGCCACGCTCCAACACCATGAAGAGCGGCGTTCACAAGGATACCTTGGCAGGCTCCATGTCTCTTGCCGACCAGGCTTATCTCTACCAGGCCGACAGCATCGATTGGGATATCGAAGCTGCGATGGAAAAAGCCGAGCTACCCGTATCTGTGCTATATGACATAGATGAGATAGTGGATACTGTCGCTAGCAAGGCGAAAAGTGGCGACACCATCATTATCATGAGCAATGGCGGTTTCGGTGGCTTGCATAAGAAGCTGCTAGAGAAGTTGAAAGGTTAG
- a CDS encoding ABC transporter permease, translating to MQSTIDISWVQLALFMLILLIPFFINRYLKLALAKEITSAVLRMTIQLFLVGLYLQFLFELNSLSLNLIWLSLMLLIGASAIIGSAKLPKRRLYLPVITGLIVGVTPLIAILLLALLKPTPLYNAQYMIPMAGMLLGNCLSGNIVALQRLFSAFEEQKDQYEGALALGVTPYQAAFPFMQSALKQSLAPILASMTTTGLVTLPGMMTGQILGGSDPMVAIKYQLVILVAIFVMLTVSVTLSLILSIRSCIEPSGLIRVVIRKK from the coding sequence ATGCAGTCGACTATTGATATCTCCTGGGTTCAACTCGCCCTGTTTATGCTGATCTTGCTCATTCCCTTCTTCATCAATCGATATCTAAAGTTAGCGCTCGCAAAGGAAATAACCTCAGCCGTTTTACGCATGACGATTCAGCTGTTCCTAGTCGGACTTTATCTGCAGTTCCTGTTTGAACTTAACAGTTTATCGCTCAACTTAATTTGGCTTAGCTTAATGTTACTTATCGGTGCCAGCGCCATAATCGGTAGTGCCAAGCTGCCTAAGCGACGCCTCTATCTCCCCGTCATTACCGGACTAATAGTAGGAGTAACGCCTTTAATCGCTATTTTACTGCTTGCGCTATTAAAGCCAACACCCCTATATAACGCCCAATATATGATCCCTATGGCTGGCATGTTACTGGGAAATTGCTTGAGTGGTAATATTGTCGCATTACAGAGACTGTTTTCCGCCTTCGAGGAGCAAAAAGATCAATATGAAGGAGCGCTGGCATTGGGGGTTACCCCCTATCAGGCCGCCTTTCCCTTTATGCAGTCGGCATTGAAGCAGTCATTAGCTCCTATCCTCGCCTCTATGACCACCACGGGCTTAGTCACGCTGCCAGGCATGATGACAGGTCAAATTTTAGGTGGCAGCGATCCTATGGTGGCAATTAAGTATCAGTTAGTGATATTAGTCGCCATATTTGTAATGCTGACAGTCTCGGTCACATTGTCATTGATCTTATCCATCAGATCTTGCATCGAACCCAGTGGATTAATTAGAGTCGTTATAAGGAAAAAATGA
- a CDS encoding isochorismatase family protein, whose amino-acid sequence MSKFSEVLTPDNAVLAMIDHQTGLLVSCADEHPLVVKNNIQGLCNMAKTLGLPSVVTASLADGPNGPIMPEITEILGDKVINREGEINAWHSSAFKSAIEATDRKKIIMAGIVTDVCLMFPALSAVEEGYDVYAVIDASATWNKTVQQASIHRLTQAGVKVTTWASVLAEIMSDWRSDKGMELGQVLADHTTSYNYVMNSYFARS is encoded by the coding sequence ATGAGTAAGTTTTCAGAAGTTCTAACACCGGATAATGCCGTACTTGCCATGATAGATCATCAGACCGGCTTATTGGTTAGCTGCGCCGATGAACATCCACTTGTGGTTAAAAATAACATCCAAGGCTTGTGTAATATGGCCAAAACCTTAGGCTTACCTTCGGTGGTGACTGCGAGTCTAGCCGACGGGCCTAATGGTCCTATTATGCCAGAAATCACCGAGATCTTAGGTGATAAGGTGATCAATCGTGAGGGAGAGATTAACGCCTGGCACAGCTCAGCGTTTAAATCTGCTATCGAAGCCACGGATCGTAAGAAGATCATCATGGCGGGGATTGTGACCGATGTCTGCCTGATGTTTCCAGCCTTGAGTGCAGTTGAGGAAGGCTATGATGTCTATGCGGTTATCGATGCATCGGCTACCTGGAATAAGACGGTGCAGCAAGCTTCTATTCATAGATTGACACAGGCGGGCGTAAAAGTGACAACCTGGGCATCGGTTTTAGCGGAGATAATGTCTGATTGGCGCAGTGACAAAGGCATGGAGCTGGGGCAGGTATTAGCAGACCATACGACCTCATATAATTATGTGATGAATAGTTACTTTGCAAGAAGCTAG
- a CDS encoding pirin family protein, translated as MEVLTKSELREGGFAGLKEHQFVMGKKAFGSNRNPQTWDGLGNFVYLADARFMPKGETLMHGHREVDVISVMVKGRINHEGSLEHGQMMNAKQAQVQRAGGEGFSHNEVNPDSEENQMIQLWVLPERSGEKAGYKLYSPKTGELTRIYGGEVGQDKTFDSRTQISVANLQEGHRFEQNTASLVYVSEGKVEIDGSLIEAGTLVRSDAFKLVALTSAQVIVIDKV; from the coding sequence ATGGAAGTTTTAACAAAATCAGAGCTACGAGAAGGTGGTTTTGCCGGATTAAAAGAACATCAGTTTGTGATGGGCAAGAAAGCCTTCGGTTCAAATCGTAATCCACAGACATGGGACGGCTTAGGAAATTTCGTTTATTTAGCCGACGCTAGGTTTATGCCCAAAGGCGAGACCTTGATGCATGGTCATAGAGAGGTGGACGTGATCTCTGTGATGGTAAAGGGCCGCATCAATCATGAAGGCTCGCTAGAACACGGCCAGATGATGAATGCTAAGCAAGCTCAAGTGCAGAGGGCTGGCGGGGAAGGTTTTTCACATAATGAGGTCAATCCAGATAGTGAAGAGAACCAGATGATCCAGCTTTGGGTTCTTCCAGAGCGTAGCGGAGAAAAAGCCGGCTACAAGTTATATAGCCCAAAAACCGGAGAGCTAACGCGGATCTACGGAGGTGAGGTTGGGCAAGATAAAACCTTCGATAGCCGTACACAGATAAGCGTCGCCAATCTGCAAGAGGGTCATCGCTTTGAACAGAATACAGCAAGTTTAGTGTATGTCAGTGAAGGTAAGGTTGAGATTGATGGATCGCTTATTGAGGCCGGCACGCTGGTGCGCAGCGATGCTTTTAAGCTGGTGGCGTTAACCAGTGCTCAAGTCATAGTGATCGATAAAGTCTAG
- a CDS encoding LysR family transcriptional regulator: protein MQNINDMLVFSEVIKAGSFTKAAEVLNLPKSNISRKLTRLETHLGVRLIERTTRSIHLTEVGQIYLQHCQRIQEEVESAELCVDHLVESPRGQLKICASVTIGQQIISKYLDEYTELYPDVNVSLELTNRRIDLVEEGFDLAIRIGELEDSSLIAKYLGQLDRKLCASPSLIDRHILPAHPSELAQLPSLFMTSSMPKYQWQLRQAEVIEQVQIKPKVEVNDFLSLSHLCISGCGVTLLPAYLCDDAINEGKLIQLLSDWQCAPSKVYALYPSHKSITPKVRSMLSFLAEVFEND, encoded by the coding sequence GTGCAAAACATCAATGATATGTTGGTATTTTCCGAGGTGATCAAAGCGGGTAGCTTTACCAAGGCCGCCGAGGTGCTGAATCTGCCAAAATCTAACATCAGTCGCAAGCTCACCCGATTAGAAACACATCTGGGCGTACGGCTGATCGAACGCACGACTCGCAGTATTCACCTTACCGAAGTAGGCCAAATATACCTACAACACTGCCAACGTATTCAGGAAGAAGTGGAGTCGGCGGAGTTATGCGTCGACCATTTAGTTGAAAGCCCGAGAGGCCAACTAAAAATCTGCGCCTCTGTCACCATTGGACAGCAGATAATCAGTAAGTATCTAGATGAGTATACTGAGCTGTATCCAGATGTGAACGTGAGTCTCGAACTGACAAATAGGCGTATCGATCTCGTTGAGGAAGGATTCGATCTGGCGATTAGAATAGGAGAGTTAGAGGACTCTAGCCTTATTGCTAAATACTTAGGTCAATTAGATAGGAAACTATGCGCAAGTCCATCACTCATAGATAGACATATATTGCCCGCACATCCTAGTGAGTTAGCACAACTACCAAGTCTGTTTATGACCAGTAGTATGCCAAAATATCAGTGGCAGTTACGTCAAGCCGAGGTCATAGAGCAAGTGCAGATAAAGCCTAAAGTAGAAGTAAACGATTTTCTCTCTCTTAGTCACCTCTGTATATCCGGTTGCGGGGTGACTTTGCTACCCGCTTACCTGTGTGATGATGCGATTAACGAAGGAAAACTCATACAGCTATTATCAGATTGGCAATGTGCCCCTTCAAAAGTTTATGCGCTCTATCCAAGTCATAAGAGCATCACACCTAAAGTGCGTTCTATGTTGAGTTTTCTAGCA